TCGATGAACCGCCCGTGGCTAATACAAACTTAATGGCGTTCTCGAAGGCCTTTGCTGTCATTATATCCCTCGGCCTTACGCCTTCCTGCCGCGGATAAACGGGCGGTCGGGCGAGAGGGCTCTCTTCCTGTGGGCCGCCACTAAATCGTCGTCTATCATGGCCGTCAACGTCTCGTCCTCGAAGTATTCGATCTTGGATACCTCGTGAGATGTGCGGAAACCGTCGAAGAAGT
The window above is part of the Acetomicrobium sp. S15 = DSM 107314 genome. Proteins encoded here:
- a CDS encoding dihydroxy-acid dehydratase domain-containing protein yields the protein MTAKAFENAIKFVLATGGSSNAVLHLPAIAVRKV